A region from the Marinobacter sp. SS13-12 genome encodes:
- a CDS encoding LysM peptidoglycan-binding domain-containing protein — protein MRKLLYALAASMLLLTSWAHAAPDLRSDHPERYTVVKGDTLWDISARFLNNPWYWPEIWHVNPQVQNPHLIYPGDELALVYIDGEPRVTKVSSDRVVKLSPKVRSEAIDTPIPAIPLDAISSFLTDTRIVSAEELNGAPYVLEGEDGRIITGAGDRIYARGQKPADNLGVFRRSKEFRDPETGEFLGLEARSIAKGEVIAENSDVLTLRLKQSSEEVRIGDRLLVGEERRITTSFVPSSPDSDIEAEMISVDGGVNQIGQFDVVAINRGEREGLKPGNVMAVLKSGNLVRDPVTNETIELPSERAGLMMVFQTYEKMSYGLILQATRPLSVGDKVTNP, from the coding sequence ATGAGGAAACTGCTGTACGCTCTGGCAGCAAGCATGTTGCTGCTAACCTCCTGGGCCCACGCCGCCCCGGATCTGAGGTCCGATCATCCCGAGCGTTACACGGTCGTGAAGGGTGACACCCTGTGGGATATTTCCGCACGTTTTCTGAACAACCCCTGGTACTGGCCGGAAATCTGGCACGTGAATCCACAGGTTCAGAACCCTCACCTGATCTATCCGGGCGACGAACTGGCGCTGGTTTATATTGACGGCGAACCCCGCGTAACCAAGGTGTCCAGCGACCGGGTGGTGAAGTTGTCGCCGAAAGTTCGTTCCGAAGCCATCGATACGCCGATTCCTGCCATACCACTGGACGCGATCAGCAGTTTCCTGACGGATACCCGCATTGTGAGTGCTGAAGAGCTTAACGGTGCGCCTTACGTACTGGAAGGCGAGGACGGCCGCATCATTACCGGCGCCGGTGACCGCATTTATGCCCGTGGGCAAAAACCCGCAGATAATCTGGGCGTTTTCCGCCGTAGCAAGGAGTTTCGCGACCCGGAAACCGGTGAATTCCTCGGCCTTGAAGCCCGTAGTATCGCCAAGGGTGAAGTCATCGCTGAAAACAGCGACGTTCTCACCCTTCGCCTGAAACAATCCAGTGAGGAAGTGCGTATTGGTGACCGCCTGCTGGTGGGTGAAGAACGCCGCATAACCACCAGCTTCGTGCCCAGTTCGCCGGATAGTGACATTGAAGCGGAGATGATTTCGGTCGACGGTGGTGTCAACCAGATTGGCCAGTTTGACGTGGTTGCCATTAACCGCGGTGAACGCGAGGGCCTGAAGCCGGGTAACGTTATGGCGGTCCTCAAGAGTGGTAACCTGGTGCGTGATCCGGTTACCAATGAAACCATTGAGCTGCCGTCCGAGCGTGCCGGGCTGATGATGGTGTTCCAGACCTACGAGAAAATGAGCTATGGTCTGATTCTGCAGGCCACACGCCCGTTGTCGGTTGGTGACAAGGTGACCAACCCCTGA
- the rsmB gene encoding 16S rRNA (cytosine(967)-C(5))-methyltransferase RsmB, with product MNDRGQPMRAVAARVLQSVENGQSLTQCLALALNDVADNERPQLQALCYGSCRWFHRLDAELQARLKKPLRKPDRIVHHLMLVALFQLRFSQQATYAVLNETVEACRALDKPHLTGLVNGVLRAAEREGEPAWPDDSARFSHPRWMLEKLRHNWPNDWQAILDANNAQAPMTLRVNARRFSRNDYLQLLADDGIEATATRFAPYGIQLAAPVPVDRLPWFADGAVSVQDEAAQLCTTLMDLAPGQRVLDACAAPGGKTCAILESCGELDEVVAIDESADRLPRVQENLDRLDLVATLKQADAADIEQWWDQRPFDRILLDVPCSATGVIRRHPDIKLLRRESDIVPLASLQLGLLAAMWQVLAPEGRLVYATCSVFPQENHRIIRRFLKQQDDATLVKPEVLWGRDMETGRQLLPAAESHDGFFYAVLEKTQP from the coding sequence ATGAATGACCGGGGTCAGCCAATGCGTGCGGTGGCCGCCCGGGTTCTGCAATCCGTGGAGAATGGCCAGTCACTGACCCAATGCCTGGCCCTGGCCCTGAATGACGTGGCAGACAACGAGCGCCCGCAACTCCAGGCCTTGTGCTATGGCAGCTGCCGCTGGTTCCACCGGCTTGATGCCGAACTGCAGGCCCGCCTGAAAAAACCGCTGCGAAAACCGGACCGGATTGTTCACCACCTGATGCTGGTGGCGCTGTTCCAGCTACGATTCAGCCAGCAGGCCACCTACGCAGTACTGAATGAAACCGTGGAAGCCTGCCGTGCGCTCGACAAGCCCCACCTGACCGGACTGGTCAACGGCGTACTGCGGGCGGCGGAACGGGAAGGGGAGCCCGCCTGGCCCGACGACAGCGCCCGCTTCAGCCATCCCCGCTGGATGCTGGAGAAGCTGCGTCACAACTGGCCCAATGACTGGCAGGCCATTCTTGATGCCAACAACGCCCAAGCCCCCATGACCCTGCGGGTCAATGCCCGCCGCTTCAGCCGCAACGACTATCTGCAGTTGCTGGCGGACGACGGCATTGAAGCGACCGCCACCCGGTTTGCTCCCTATGGCATTCAACTGGCAGCCCCCGTACCGGTAGACCGCCTGCCCTGGTTCGCCGATGGCGCGGTCAGTGTCCAGGATGAAGCGGCCCAACTGTGCACCACCCTGATGGACCTGGCTCCCGGCCAGCGGGTGCTGGATGCCTGCGCCGCGCCAGGGGGAAAGACCTGCGCTATTCTTGAAAGCTGTGGCGAACTGGACGAAGTGGTCGCCATTGATGAGTCTGCCGACCGGTTGCCCCGGGTTCAGGAAAACCTGGACCGGCTGGACCTCGTGGCCACCCTGAAACAGGCGGATGCAGCGGATATTGAGCAATGGTGGGATCAGCGGCCGTTTGACCGCATCCTGCTGGATGTTCCCTGCAGTGCCACTGGCGTGATCCGCAGGCACCCGGACATCAAACTGCTGCGCCGGGAATCGGACATTGTGCCATTGGCCAGCCTCCAGCTGGGCCTGCTGGCGGCCATGTGGCAGGTACTCGCCCCGGAAGGGCGTTTGGTCTACGCCACCTGCTCCGTGTTCCCGCAGGAAAATCACCGTATAATTCGTCGATTCCTGAAGCAGCAGGATGACGCGACCCTGG
- the def gene encoding peptide deformylase, whose amino-acid sequence MILDILEYPDPRLRTIAKPVDKVTDETRKLIDDMFETMYDAPGIGLAATQVNVHRQIIVMDLSEDKSEPRVFINPEVDVLDGELEEMQEGCLSVPGFYEDVSRIEHCMIRAIDRDGNPFEIEARGLLAVCIQHEMDHLNGKLFVDYLSSLKRTRIRKKLEKLHKKSA is encoded by the coding sequence ATGATACTAGATATTCTCGAATACCCGGATCCACGCTTGCGCACGATAGCCAAGCCGGTGGACAAGGTGACAGACGAGACCCGCAAGCTGATCGACGACATGTTCGAGACCATGTACGATGCGCCCGGCATTGGCCTTGCGGCCACCCAGGTCAACGTGCACAGGCAGATCATCGTGATGGACCTGTCCGAAGACAAGAGCGAGCCACGGGTGTTCATTAACCCGGAAGTGGACGTACTGGACGGCGAGCTTGAAGAGATGCAGGAAGGCTGCCTCTCGGTGCCGGGCTTCTATGAAGACGTGTCGCGGATTGAGCATTGCATGATCAGGGCCATCGATCGGGACGGTAACCCGTTTGAAATCGAGGCCCGCGGCCTGCTCGCCGTGTGTATCCAGCACGAGATGGATCATCTCAATGGCAAGCTGTTTGTGGACTATCTCAGCTCACTGAAACGCACCCGAATTCGCAAGAAGCTGGAAAAGCTCCACAAGAAAAGTGCCTGA
- the fmt gene encoding methionyl-tRNA formyltransferase → MRLVFAGTPDFAATALKALLATRHQVVGVYSQPDRPAGRGRKLTPGPVKQVAMAAGIPVFQPQSLKTAEAQEELRALDADVMIVAAYGLILPQAVLDIPRHGCLNIHASLLPRWRGAAPIQRAIAAGDRETGITIMQMDAGLDTGAMLLKAITPIAEDDTGGSLHDRLADMGGGAIVKALEHLEKGELRGEAQDEARACYASKLSKEEGHIDWTQDAPAIDRLVRAFNPWPGTYTDLDDLRIRIHQAEILDDTSDKHPGTVIRRGREGIDVACGLESLRITRLQLSGSRPQSANDLINGGKEILMPGQELH, encoded by the coding sequence GTGCGACTTGTTTTTGCCGGCACCCCCGATTTCGCAGCCACCGCACTCAAGGCACTGCTTGCAACCCGCCATCAGGTGGTTGGCGTCTACTCCCAGCCCGACCGGCCCGCTGGCCGCGGCCGCAAGCTGACACCCGGCCCGGTCAAACAGGTGGCCATGGCGGCGGGCATTCCCGTGTTCCAGCCCCAGTCCCTGAAAACCGCAGAGGCCCAGGAAGAACTGCGGGCACTGGATGCCGATGTCATGATCGTGGCCGCTTACGGGCTGATCCTGCCCCAGGCCGTGTTGGACATCCCACGCCACGGGTGCCTGAATATCCACGCCTCACTGTTACCCCGCTGGCGTGGTGCCGCCCCGATCCAACGGGCCATTGCCGCTGGCGACCGTGAGACCGGCATCACCATCATGCAGATGGACGCCGGCCTCGACACCGGTGCCATGCTGCTGAAAGCCATTACCCCGATCGCCGAAGACGACACCGGCGGCAGCCTTCACGATCGCCTGGCCGATATGGGTGGTGGCGCCATCGTCAAGGCGCTGGAGCACCTCGAAAAAGGTGAGCTGCGTGGCGAAGCCCAGGATGAAGCCAGGGCCTGTTACGCCAGCAAGCTCAGTAAAGAGGAAGGCCATATCGACTGGACCCAGGACGCTCCCGCCATTGACCGGCTGGTTCGTGCCTTCAATCCGTGGCCAGGCACCTACACCGATCTGGACGACCTGCGCATCCGCATTCACCAGGCCGAAATCCTGGACGACACCAGTGACAAACATCCCGGCACGGTGATTCGCCGCGGCCGCGAGGGCATCGACGTTGCCTGTGGCCTGGAATCCCTGAGGATCACCCGGCTGCAACTGTCCGGCTCTCGCCCGCAGTCAGCCAACGACCTGATCAACGGCGGCAAGGAAATACTGATGCCCGGCCAGGAGCTGCACTGA